One genomic window of Quercus lobata isolate SW786 chromosome 9, ValleyOak3.0 Primary Assembly, whole genome shotgun sequence includes the following:
- the LOC115960835 gene encoding transcription factor IBH1-like translates to MNSKRFSPPSCTIKSRFTRRFLRAFLKINRQRTRTPSSPMEICQRYLKVKLAADVSMASAVGPRRAWSRAMLAKIRHGVRAGSTSSLTMRKRKIYHGKKSTKEVGIAGNAKMLRKLVPGGGEAMDTCSLLDETFHYIKCLSTQVKVMTRIADQICST, encoded by the coding sequence ATGAATTCTAAGCGCTTCTCTCCTCCCTCTTGTACAATAAAATCTAGGTTCACCCGCCGCTTCCTTCGAGCcttcttgaaaataaataggcaAAGAACTCGTACCCCATCTTCCCCCATGGAGATCTGTCAGCGATATCTAAAAGTTAAGCTTGCTGCTGATGTATCCATGGCTTCTGCTGTGGGTCCAAGGAGGGCTTGGAGTCGTGCTATGCTTGCAAAGATTCGACACGGTGTTCGTGCTGGAAGCACGAGCTCTCTTAccatgagaaaaagaaagatatatcATGGAAAAAAGTCTACAAAGGAGGTAGGTATTGCTGGCAATGCCAAGATGCTTAGAAAGCTAGTGCCTGGTGGTGGTGAAGCAATGGATACATGCAGCTTGTTAGATGAGACCTTTCATTATATAAAGTGCCTCAGCACTCAGGTAAAGGTGATGACAAGAATTGCTGATCAAATTTGCTCTACTTGA